AGTTTATCAGCTGGAATATACGAATACTTACCACTTGGATTAAAAGTTTTAAGAAAAATAGAGAATATAATCAGAAAACATATGGATGATTCAGGAGCCTTAGAGGTATTACTGCCAATTCTTACACCTGCTGAACTTTGGAAAGAAACAGGAAGATGGCATGTATACGGAAAAGAGCTTTTTAGATTAAAAGACAGAAAAGATGCAGAATTTGCCCTTGGTCCAACTCATGAAGAAACAATTACAGATTTAGTAAGGAAGAATGTTAGGTCTTACAAAGATTTACCGCTAAACTTTTATCAAATACAGACAAAGTTTAGAGATGAAGCAAGGCCAAGATATGGTTTGATAAGAGGAAGAGAGTTTATCATGAAAGACGGATACTCTTTTGATGTTTCAGAAGAAGACGCAAAAAAGACTTATGAAGTAATGAAAGAAGCATATCATAAAATATTTAAAGAGCTTGGGCTTGATTATCTCATGGTAGAGGCTGATGTTGGAGCTATTGGTGGAAAGTTTTCCCATGAGTTTGTAGTAAAAGTTCCATCAGGTGAGGCACATATTGTATACTGTGAAAAGTGTGGATATGCTGCAAACGTTGAAGCTGCAAAATTTCATCATCATAAACTACCACCAGAAGAGCCAAAACCAATAGAAAAAGTCTATACTCCTGACATAAAATCGGTAGAAGATGTTGCTAACTTTTTAAACGTTCCATTAACAAAGCTTGTTAAGACACTAATATACAAAATAGATGATAAAGATTTTGTAGCTGTTTTAATAAGAGGTGATAGAGAGCTTAATGAAACAAAATTAGCAAACCTATTTAAAGCTATTGACGTTAGAATGGCGACAAAGGAAGAGTTAGAAAGTCTTGGAATTCCAGAAGGTTTTGTAGGTCCTATTGGTTTAAATCTTCCAATTTATGCCGATTTTTCTCTTAAAGAGCTTTATAACATAGTTGTAGGAGCAAATGAAAAAGATTATCATTACATCAATGCAAATATTGATAGAGATTTTAAAGTCAGCGGTTTTTATGACCTTGCAACTGCAAAAGAAGGCGACCCTTGCCCTGTATGCCACTTGCCATTAAAAGAGACAACAGGATTAGAAGTTGGTCATATATTCCTGCTTGGAACGAAGTACTCTGAAAGCATGAAAGCTTACTTTGTAGATAAAGACGGAAAAGAAAAGTCAATCATAATGGGTTGCTATGGTATTGGCGTAAGTAGATTAATATCTGCAATAGTTGAGCAGTATCATGATGATAAAGGGATAATTTGGCCTGAAAACTTAGCACCGTTTAATGTTCATATTCTTGTTTTAAATCCAAAAGACCAAGAGAGTTTAAACGTAGGATTTGATATATACAAAAAGTTAAAAGAAAAAGGTTTGGATGTATTACTTGATGAAAGAGACGAATCTGCGGGAGCTAAATTTAAAGATGCCGACCTAATCGGAATTCCGCATAGAATAGTCATAGGAAAAGCTTTAAAAGAAGGCAAGGTAGAGTATCAAAAAAGAGATGGTAGTATTAAAGAGTTGGTTGATGTAAAATTAATAATCAATAAATTGATGGATGGATATCATGGATGAAGATGAAATTTTACAAATTGAACGCATATGTGAAGAGATTTTTAGTATAGATAATATTGAAGAGTTTATTACTAATTTAACAGAGAATATAAGGCAGATTTTAAATGCAGAAAGGTGTACTTTATTTTTATACGATAAGTATGATAATTCGTTGAAATCTGTAGTTTATCAAGCAAACTTAAATGAAAAAGTAACTATACCTTTAAATATAGATTCTATTGCTGGTTTTTCCTTTTTAAATGACAGATCGATAATTATAAATGACGTAAATGATAAAAAGGAGCTTAAATCTATAGATGATAATTTAACATATCATGAATGTTGGAAAAATGTTGACGTGCCAAGAACTAAAACTATGATTTCAGTGCCTATTAAAATAAAAAACGATAAAATTGGCGTTTTGGTTGCTGTAAACAAATTTCCAAATTTTACGCAAGACGATGTAAATAAAGCCGAAAAAATCTCGAGAATCTTAGGATTAGGAATGAAAAATTTAATCCATAAAAACGAGATGGCAGAATTATTAAATCTTAACTGCGAAATTATTAATAATATAAATGAGGGTATAATTTTAACAGATTTTAACGATAATATAATTGGCATAAATGACAAACTTATTGAAATGATGGGTTATAGAATGAAAAAAGAAGAAATGATAAATAAGAATATTTTCGAAATTTTTCCAATTTTAAAAGATGGGCTTGAAAAAATAGAAATTAGCAAAGAGAAATTTTTAATTCAAGAAATAATAAGTGGAGTTTTAAAAATAAAAATAGTTCCTGTTGTGTTAAATCATCTTTTTGAAAAGTCTTTAAAAAAAATAATATACATTATAGAGTATTAATATGGAATTCATCATAAGAAAAAAGAAAATAGATAAAAGTTTTACTGATTTAATAATAGAAAGATTAGGTTTAAGCTTAGAAGAATTAAAAGAATATCAAGATATTGCATCGTCTAAAAGAAAAAATCTTTTGGAAATATTGGTTGAAAATGGATATTCAGATGAAGAAATAGCTAAAATAAAAGCAGAATATTTTGGCTATACTTATGACAGATTGACAAATTATATACCTGAAGAGTATCTTCTAAATATCTTCGATAAAAATTTCTTAAAAAATAGGCTTATTTTACCTATAAGTTTAAAAGATAATGTTTTAATAGTTGCAATGGTTGAGCCATCAGATATAATAACATTGAACGAAATGGTTGAAATTCTAAAGAAAAATGGTTATAGTGTTGGGGAGATATCGATAATAGTCACAACAAAAAACCAACTATTGGAAAAAATAGACTCTCTATTTGAAGAAAAAGCTAAATTATCAAAAATTTTACAAACGTTAGAAAAAACAACCGAGACAACAATCTATAAAGATTTTTCTAACGAATTAAAAGAAGTTACAGAAACCAGTTCACCTATAATAGCTCTTGCAAATCAAATTATTGAAGATGCTTATAAAAAGGGTGCAAGCGATATTCATATACAACCAACGGAGAATAATTTAAGGATTAGGTTTAGAATAGACGGAGATTTAAATGATTATTTAGTTTTACCAAAATACACAGCGGATGCAATTATAGCTCGCTATAAAATTATGGCAAATATGAAATTAGATGAAAAAAGATTGCCACAAGATTCAAGGATTAATTATAACTATTATAATCCATCTATAAACATAGATCTTCGTGTTTCTACCATTCCATCCGTTTATGGTGAAGACCTTGTAATGAGGATTTTAGACAAATCTAATGTAATTTTAGATTTAAATAAATTGGGATTTTCTGATGAGTATCTAAGTTTATACAGAGATAGTATTTTAAAACCCTATGGAATTATTTTGCATGTGGGTCCTACTGGTTCTGGAAAAACGACTACTCTTTACTCTGCATTAAAAGAGATAGATAAACCAGATATTAAGGTTTTGACCGTTGAAGATCCTGTTGAATACCAACTTGGAGGTTCAATTGTTCAAACAAACATAAATCCAGCAGCAGGATATACTTTTGCAAAAGCAATTCGTTCATTTTTAAGACACGATCCAGATGTTATACTTGTAGGTGAAATTAGAGATTTAGAAACAGCAAAAACAGCTGTCGAAGCATCTTTAACTGGTCATCTTGTTTTTTCAACCTTACATACAAACGATTCTGTTAGCACGATAACTCGCCTTGAGGAAATGGGTGTTGAAACTTACTTACTTGCTGATTCTTTATTATTAATCTGTGCTCAAAGATTAGTAAAGAAAATATGTCCGCATTGTAAAGAAGAATATAAAGCAACAAAAAAAGAGAAAATTATATTAGAAAATGCTGGTATGGAATTTGAAGAGAATTTAACTTTATATAAAGGTGCAGGATGTAGTGTTTGCAATTTTACTGGGTATAAAGGAAGAACTGGAATACATGAATTATTGAAAATCGATGATGTATTAAAATCAATGATTATAGACAAAGCTTCTACGGAAGATATGAAAAAATATGCACTTGGACATGGGATGAAAACCTTGAGACAGGATGGTTTATTAAAAGCCTTAAAAGGAATTACTACTATAGAGGAAGTTGTAAAAAGTACATTGGAATAATTCTTTTTATATTTAAAGAATAATATAATGTCCTCGCAAATTATAACCAAAAAATTGAAAAATTTTATTCCATGAATGTAAGCTGTTTAGCAAAAGGAGAACATTAAAATATCATATTAGATTTTTGACTGAAAAATTTGAATTTATAGGAGACAAAGACTATAAAGAATGTAAATATGTTAGAGTGTGTTAAAGTGAATTATTGAATAGACTATTTACTATCAAACAAAAAGTTATAACGGAGGAGATATGAATATTAAAACGCATAACAAAATAAATCCTAAACTTTCCGGAGAGGTTATAGAGCTTGCTGAAGGAAAAACTGCAACGGTCAGATTAGAAACAAACGAAGATATGCTTGCCGATGATAAAGGATTGATTCATGGAGGTTTTATATTTTCAGCGGCAGATTATTGTACAATGATTACAATTAACCATCCAAACGTTGTTTTAGGAAGTGCTGAAGTAAAGTTTATAAAGCCATTAAAGATAGGAGAAACAGCCTTTTTCAAAAGTGAGGTTTTAAACACTGAAGGTAAAAAAGTTTTAGTTAAAGTAGATGGTTTTAAAAATGAAGATAAATTTTTTGAAGGAACTTTTAAATGTTATGTTTTAGATAAACATGTTTTAGAGCCATGAAGTTTTATAGTGTAAAGATGAGAGCATCGCTTAACGATAGACATGTATCAGGTGGAGAAAGAATAACAACTGAAGAAAGCATTCAAAAAGTAGTTTCAGAGCTTTTGACAAGGCCCAAAGAGTTTGATTTTGTCAATATAAAAATAGAAAAAATTAATAATATTAAGTTTATCGAGAAATCTCTTGATATAAAGACGATCAATGTAAAAAATCATAAAGAAGGGAATGAAATTGCATTAAAATTACTTGAAGAGGTCGGGATTGATAGAGAAATTGCTAAAGCGTATATAGATTTATTACATACAGGAGCAAATCCTGATAGAGAAAACATGAGAGGAGCAATGATTATAACAAGGTCAGGCAAAAGAGTAGAAAAAGACAGATACAGAGGAGTTAGAACTACAAACGTAGATTTTTTACACCGTGAAGAAGTCAAAAAAATACTGTTAGAAAAAAAATATACAGAAAGAACCTTAGATGCCTTAGCATTATCAACAAAAAACCTAAACCATCTGGATATAATAGCTGAATACTGTATATCAGACCAACCAGACTATACAACCGGCTACGTTGCAGTTAATAATACATATTATAGAATCAATCCGTTGAAAGAATATTCAAATCCAAAAGGTGGTAGAATATACTTTGTAAAAGATGATACCGATATTGAAGAGCTTTATAAATATTTACAGGAAGAAAGCTTTTTGATTAAAGAGGTTGGAAGTTTAGAATGAAAGCCGTATTTATCCATGGATGGGGGTTTAGTAAAGAGATATTTAAAGATTACTACTATTTAGATAATAGTTTGTTTTTAGATTTGCCATTTCATGGGGACTTACAAGATTTTGAGAAAAATAATATTTTTGAAGATTATGTTAACTATGTTTCAAACATGATAAATGAAAAAACTACGCTTATTGGTTGGTCTCTTGGTGGCTCTGTTGCGTTTTTAACAGCTTTAAAAAATCCATTTATAGAAAAGCTTGTTTTAATAGGCTTTAGTCCAAAGTTTAATAACAGTCTTCTTGGTAGTGATCCAAAAGCCATTAAAGCCTTTATGCTGAATCTAAACAATGATTTTGAAAATACAATATATCAGTTTAGAAAAACAGCTACGGGTGGAGAGTTTAGAGAGATTCCATTACCTGAAAAAGAGGGAAGTAAAGAACTTTTAAAAGAATACATAAATTTAGACTTAACAGAAAAACTTCATCTTGTTGACATTCCAACTTACATAATCCAAGGAGATAAAGACTCAATAGTAAATCCAAATTCTGCTATATACTGCCATGAAAAAATCAATAATAGTCAACTTATTTTATTAGACTCAAATCATGCACCATTTTTAGAAAGGGATATTTTCCAGTACATTGATGATTAAAAAAAGAATCAGTCAATCTTTTTCAAAATCTTTCAGGACTTATCAAAATAAAGCAATCATACAGAAACAAACAGCTACCATACTGTCCAAAATGGCTGAGGATATAACCGGATTGGGTATAGATTTAGGCTGTGGAACAGGTTTTTTATACGAGAGTTTAAGAAAAAAAATGATAGGCGTTGATATATCTTTAAAGATGTTAGAAATCTACAAATCAAAAAATCCTTTGGCAATCGCAGGAGATATAGAAAAACTGCCATTTAAAAATAATGTATTTGATTTTGCAGTTTCTAATTTTAGTCTACATTGGACAGATTTAAAGATAAGTTTAAAAGAGATTAGCAAAGTCTTAAAACAAAATGGCATTTTTTGCTTTTGCATGCCAATTGAAGGAAGTTTAAAAATCGTTGAGAATATCTTAGGAAAAAGAAATTATGATTTTTACTCTGAAAAAGAAGCTATAGAAATACTCAGTGGATATTTTGAAATAATTATTTCATTCCATAAAGAGTTTAGACTTGAATTTAAAAATGGGTTAGAGCTATTAAATCATCTTCACGAAACAGGTTCAGCGGTTGGTAAAGAGGGTTTAAGCTTGGGTGAAAAAAAGAGAATTTTTGAAAAATTTAAAAATTACAATAAAACAGCGGTGCTGAATTTTAATGTATTGTTTGTTAAAGCTTTAAAGAGAGAATAAATTAAAAATAACACAAGAAAGAAACCTTTCGGACTAAAGTCCTCAGGATAGCGGTAAAAATTCATACGTGAGACTGCTTGCAAAAATCCACATCGTCATTCTGTAGTCGGCAAAAAATCTTATATTCTCTTGAATTTTTTTACCAAGTGTATTTTTATTTGACTATCTTCTAGTCATCAGAAATTAACTTTTGATTAGTAAAAGCTTGATAAAGATATAAAAAACCTTCAATCAAAATTAACGTTAAATAAAATCATTGATGTTTTTAAAATAGAATATATAATAAGCATAATTATATGTTTGGAGGTAATAATATGAAAAAGATAACTGCTGTTTTACTTTTTGCCTTTGGATTTTCAGTTTATGCACAAGAGCATAATCATGAAGAGCATAAAATGAGTCCACAAGTGCATAGATGTATGAAAGTTATGGAAGAGCCAGAATATATGGCAGAGATGTTTAGATATATGCTTCAAAATAAAGAAGCAATGAAAGAGATGCTAAACAAAAATCCAGACTTAAAAAAACAATTAGAAGATTTAGTTAAATAGTGATGTTTAGTAGAAGAGAAATTTTAAAACTGGGCTTTCTATCAACCTTAGGATTAAGCTTTGATGCTTTTTCTGTGGTTAGAGATTTAAAAATCCTTGATTTTAAAGAAGATGATGAAAAATTAGAATATACATTAGTTATAAGGAAAGAAAAAGTTAAAGTAGGAAGTAGAGAAGGAACAGGCGTTTTAGTAAATGGTCAGCTACCGGGACCTTTGTTAACATTTAAAGAAGGAAAGGAAGTTATAATACATGTAATAAATGAAATGGACGAACCAACTTCTATACATTGGCATGGTATTTTAGTACCAAATAATATGGATGGTGTCCCTGGATTGGTATTTCCCGGTATAATGCCAAAAAGCAAATTTACTTACCGCTTTCCTGTCGTTCAATATGGTACTTACTGGTATCATTCACATTCTTTAATGCAAGAACAAACAGGTTTGTATGGACCCATTATATGTAAATCCGAAAAAGACGATAGCATAAAGGCAGATAGAGAGTATATAGTACTTTTATCAGATTGGACAGATGAAAGTCCACACGACATATTAAAAAAGCTTAAAAAACATCCGGGATATTATAATTATCAAAAAAGGACAATAAAAGATTTTATAGAAGATGCAAAAACCAAAGGATTTTTAAACACAGTTAATGAAAGGCTCATGTGGGCGCAAATGAGAATGGATTCAAGAGATATAGCAGATGTAACGGGTGCAACTTATACGTATCTAATGAATGGGCAAACAACAGAAGAAAATCCAACATTTTTATTCAAAGTTGGAGAAAAGGTCAGACTTAGATTTATAAACGCATCATCCGGAACATATTTTGATGTAAGAATTCCGGGGCTAAAAATGACAGTTGTTCAAGCCGATGGTCAAAATATCTATCCTGTTGATGTTGATGAAATAAGATTAGCTATAGCTGAAACTTATGATGTAATTGTAGAACCAAAAGAAGACAAAGCCTATGCAATCTATGCAGAATCAATGGATAGAAGCAGTTTTGTGAGTGGAACCCTTGCAACCCGTTATGGTCTAAAACCAAAACTGCCGGAAAAAAGACCAGTTCCTGAACTTACTATGGAAGACATGGGACATCACCATCATCATAATCATGGACATCATCATCATGAAGAAGGTTATAAAATGATGTTAAATGTTAAGGACAATCCTTTTGGCGTTGATGCTGATATGATAATAGAAAATCCAAGACAAATGCTTGAAGACCCGGGCGTTGGTTTAAGAAATCAAAAACATAAAGTTTTGAATTATTCAGATTTAGTAAGTTTAGAAAAATATCCCCTAAGAGAGCCGGATAGAATTATAGAAGTTCATTTAGTTGGAAATATGGAAAGGTTTATATGGAAGATGTACACATACGACGGTAAAAATCTTACATCAAAGTTTGAAGAACCTATAGATTTAAAATATGGAGAATTAGTAAGATTTGCAATCATTAACCATACAATGATGAACCACCCAATTCACCTTCATGGTATGTGGTTGTATTTAGATAATGGTGGAGATAAATATAATCCAAGAAAGCATACTATAAACGTTAAACCCGGAGAGGTAGTCTTTGCAGATGTTATAGCTGATGCAGTTGGTAATTGGGCTTTTCATTGCCATGTGTTGTATCATATGGATTCCGGTATGTTTAGGGTGGTTAGAGTCAGATGAAAAAAACGATTTCATTTTTTAGTTTATTTTTTATTTTTCTAAAAGCATTCTCTCAGGAACATCATAATGAAGAGATAAAAAATCCTATGCATCCTATGAACTTTGGAAGTATTATCTTTGATAGACTTGAATACATTGAAAAAGGTAAATCCTTAGGTTATAAAATCACTGGCTTCTACGGCGGAGACTACAACAAACTATGGCTTGAACTTGAAGGTAAAGATTACTTAAAAAACAGTAAAGGCGAGATTGAACGAGCTGATTTGTTATACGGTAAAGCCGTTTCAAGCTTTTGGGATGTAAGGTTCGGTGTTGGTTATGCTGGTGATTACAATAAAGGAAGAAAATCGGTAGTTTTAGGCTTAAAAGGACTTGCTCCTTATTGGTTTGAAGTAGATTCAAACATCTATCTAACAGAAAAAGGGGAAGTATATTTAAGATTTAAAGCAGAAAATGATTTGCTATTTACTCAACGATTGATTTTACAACCCCATTTTGAGACAATATTAAGTAATAAAAAAATAGAAAACCTTGAACTTGGAAGTGGATTAAGCAAGGTGTCATTTTCTTTAAGGCTAAGGTATGAATTAAAAAGAGAATTTGCACCATATATTGGCGTATCTTTTGACAGATTCTTCGGTCAGACTAAAGAGCTGAGTCATAAAAGTAATGAATCAAGCTTTTTGATTGGAATAAGAATGTGGTTTTAAAAAATGTAGGTGTTTGCTTAAACGTTAAAACTTAGATGTAGGGCGTTTGTTAATTGAGGCAAAATATGTTTATATGGGTTGTTCTTGAACTGCCCCAACACCTGACGTTTTAAGTCCTTATTTATTAAGAGTGCTGTAAAAATTTTCGTAAGCTTACCTTTCCGTGCCATCCTGAGGCTGTAAAGCCGAAGGATCTCCTCTTTTGATTTTTTGATTTGAAAAGAAAAACATGAGATTCTTCGCTTCGCTCAGAATGACAAATAAGATTACCTTTTTTCTAATGCTTATCATTCAAACTTTAACCGTCATCCTGAGGACTTTAGTCCGAAGGATCACATTTTTAAACTACTTTAACCATGGTGTAATCATGTTTTCGTAAACGATTGAACCGCCAAGCTTTCCTTGAATAAATAAAAGAACAACGCCGATTATCAATAAGATTGTAAATACTAAGTTAAGTGCTTTTGTTTTAGTCATTATGATTCTCATGATAGCCAATATAACAAAATAAAGTGCAAGAAGTAAGCCAAGTTTTTGATGATAGCCAAAAGCCTTAATTTCTTCAAGCTTTGTTTCTATTGGTTCGTGAGCTATAATACCAGTTATGGTAGCAACAACAACAGCCAAAGTTGACAAGAATGTTAATACCAAGTGCAGACTGTCTAACTCTTTTTTATTTATCATATAAAACAGATGAATGATTAACAGCATTAATGGAAAAGCTATTGCAAAGTGTGTAAATGGTGGGTGTATTGCGATTGTCTCCATGATACTAACCTCCTATAAATGTAAGTAATGTATAAAGTATGTTGCAACAGATAGATATATTGATATTCCAACGATATCTGTAATGGTTAATGCTAAAACACCGGTTGCTAAGGTTGGGTCTTTACCCATTTTATCCATAATATACGGTATTAAGCTACCAATCAAGCCGGCTATAACTATGCTAAAAAATAAAGCAACTCCAACTATCATTCCAAGCTTATGGTTATTTATCCATAAAGAAGAGATTAAACCAACCAACAATCCAACTCCAAAACCAATTACCAAAGCAACTTTTAACTCTTTTATTATTGAACGAATATAATCAACTATGTTTTCCGAAAGTCTTCCTTCTTTTAGTCCTCTTGCTGTAATAATGGCAGCTTGGGAGCTTATATTACCACTAAGGGCGGCAACCATTGGCAAGAAAAAAATGATTGGCAAAAACTGCTCAATTGTAAAACTAAAAAAACTTATGATTATAGCTGTTATAAACTCTCCAAATGTTGCAGTTAAAAGCCAAGGCATTCTTAATTTTGCAATTTTAAATGTCTTATCTTGATAAAAAAGCTCTTCTTCCTTTGCTCCCGCCATTTTAAAGAAGTCTTCTGTTGTTTTTTCAGAGATCACATCAATTATATCTTCAATATAAATGACACCTACAAGCTCTTCTTCGTCATTAATAACAGGCAAAATATAAAGGTCGTATCTTTTAAAAATATCAATAGCTTCTTCTTTTGTAGCGTTTATGCTTACAGTTATAAGCTCTCTTGTCATTATATCTTTTACTAAAATATTACCTGGGGATGTGATTAATTCTTTCAGCGAGACAACGCCAATGAGTCTGTTTTTATCATCAACAACATAGATATAAAGAATCTCTATCTCTTTATCTGTATTTTTTACAATCTCAACAGCTTCGTAAACTGTAATGTTTTCATTGATGCTTAAATAATCTTCTCTAATAATAGATGCTATGTTATCTTCATTGGTAGTAAGCAGTTGTTCTAACTCTTCTAACTCTTCAATCTTTTCCTTCTCTAAGTTTTTTAAAATAATATCTCTTACATCGTCAGGGATATGGTCTATAATTTTTACAATTTCATTAACCGGGAGATTATTTAAAAGATTTGTTAAGTCTTTTGAGCTTAAATTTCGAAGTAATTCAGATTTTATATCTTCTTCAAGGTCTTGAAAAACATCGGCAGCTTTTTGAATGTTTGATTTGATTAAGGTAAGCATTAAGATTTTTCTTTCTTCTTTATTTAGATATTTAAAGACTTCGGCTATGTCTCCTTTGTGGGTTTTTATGATAATCTTTTCTATAGTTTTATAATCTCTTTTGCCTATAGCCCTTTTTAGGGTTTCCTTTAAAACTTCAATTATTGGAGACATAGCGCCTTCCT
This is a stretch of genomic DNA from Sulfurihydrogenibium sp. YO3AOP1. It encodes these proteins:
- a CDS encoding 6-carboxyhexanoate--CoA ligase, which codes for MKFYSVKMRASLNDRHVSGGERITTEESIQKVVSELLTRPKEFDFVNIKIEKINNIKFIEKSLDIKTINVKNHKEGNEIALKLLEEVGIDREIAKAYIDLLHTGANPDRENMRGAMIITRSGKRVEKDRYRGVRTTNVDFLHREEVKKILLEKKYTERTLDALALSTKNLNHLDIIAEYCISDQPDYTTGYVAVNNTYYRINPLKEYSNPKGGRIYFVKDDTDIEELYKYLQEESFLIKEVGSLE
- a CDS encoding methyltransferase domain-containing protein; the encoded protein is MIKKRISQSFSKSFRTYQNKAIIQKQTATILSKMAEDITGLGIDLGCGTGFLYESLRKKMIGVDISLKMLEIYKSKNPLAIAGDIEKLPFKNNVFDFAVSNFSLHWTDLKISLKEISKVLKQNGIFCFCMPIEGSLKIVENILGKRNYDFYSEKEAIEILSGYFEIIISFHKEFRLEFKNGLELLNHLHETGSAVGKEGLSLGEKKRIFEKFKNYNKTAVLNFNVLFVKALKRE
- a CDS encoding copper resistance system multicopper oxidase, which encodes MFSRREILKLGFLSTLGLSFDAFSVVRDLKILDFKEDDEKLEYTLVIRKEKVKVGSREGTGVLVNGQLPGPLLTFKEGKEVIIHVINEMDEPTSIHWHGILVPNNMDGVPGLVFPGIMPKSKFTYRFPVVQYGTYWYHSHSLMQEQTGLYGPIICKSEKDDSIKADREYIVLLSDWTDESPHDILKKLKKHPGYYNYQKRTIKDFIEDAKTKGFLNTVNERLMWAQMRMDSRDIADVTGATYTYLMNGQTTEENPTFLFKVGEKVRLRFINASSGTYFDVRIPGLKMTVVQADGQNIYPVDVDEIRLAIAETYDVIVEPKEDKAYAIYAESMDRSSFVSGTLATRYGLKPKLPEKRPVPELTMEDMGHHHHHNHGHHHHEEGYKMMLNVKDNPFGVDADMIIENPRQMLEDPGVGLRNQKHKVLNYSDLVSLEKYPLREPDRIIEVHLVGNMERFIWKMYTYDGKNLTSKFEEPIDLKYGELVRFAIINHTMMNHPIHLHGMWLYLDNGGDKYNPRKHTINVKPGEVVFADVIADAVGNWAFHCHVLYHMDSGMFRVVRVR
- a CDS encoding alpha/beta fold hydrolase encodes the protein MKAVFIHGWGFSKEIFKDYYYLDNSLFLDLPFHGDLQDFEKNNIFEDYVNYVSNMINEKTTLIGWSLGGSVAFLTALKNPFIEKLVLIGFSPKFNNSLLGSDPKAIKAFMLNLNNDFENTIYQFRKTATGGEFREIPLPEKEGSKELLKEYINLDLTEKLHLVDIPTYIIQGDKDSIVNPNSAIYCHEKINNSQLILLDSNHAPFLERDIFQYIDD
- a CDS encoding GAF domain-containing protein, with the translated sequence MDEDEILQIERICEEIFSIDNIEEFITNLTENIRQILNAERCTLFLYDKYDNSLKSVVYQANLNEKVTIPLNIDSIAGFSFLNDRSIIINDVNDKKELKSIDDNLTYHECWKNVDVPRTKTMISVPIKIKNDKIGVLVAVNKFPNFTQDDVNKAEKISRILGLGMKNLIHKNEMAELLNLNCEIINNINEGIILTDFNDNIIGINDKLIEMMGYRMKKEEMINKNIFEIFPILKDGLEKIEISKEKFLIQEIISGVLKIKIVPVVLNHLFEKSLKKIIYIIEY
- a CDS encoding GspE/PulE family protein, producing the protein MEFIIRKKKIDKSFTDLIIERLGLSLEELKEYQDIASSKRKNLLEILVENGYSDEEIAKIKAEYFGYTYDRLTNYIPEEYLLNIFDKNFLKNRLILPISLKDNVLIVAMVEPSDIITLNEMVEILKKNGYSVGEISIIVTTKNQLLEKIDSLFEEKAKLSKILQTLEKTTETTIYKDFSNELKEVTETSSPIIALANQIIEDAYKKGASDIHIQPTENNLRIRFRIDGDLNDYLVLPKYTADAIIARYKIMANMKLDEKRLPQDSRINYNYYNPSINIDLRVSTIPSVYGEDLVMRILDKSNVILDLNKLGFSDEYLSLYRDSILKPYGIILHVGPTGSGKTTTLYSALKEIDKPDIKVLTVEDPVEYQLGGSIVQTNINPAAGYTFAKAIRSFLRHDPDVILVGEIRDLETAKTAVEASLTGHLVFSTLHTNDSVSTITRLEEMGVETYLLADSLLLICAQRLVKKICPHCKEEYKATKKEKIILENAGMEFEENLTLYKGAGCSVCNFTGYKGRTGIHELLKIDDVLKSMIIDKASTEDMKKYALGHGMKTLRQDGLLKALKGITTIEEVVKSTLE
- a CDS encoding proline--tRNA ligase — protein: MLASKFFMPTLKENPSDAVVPSHIYLVRGGFIRSLSAGIYEYLPLGLKVLRKIENIIRKHMDDSGALEVLLPILTPAELWKETGRWHVYGKELFRLKDRKDAEFALGPTHEETITDLVRKNVRSYKDLPLNFYQIQTKFRDEARPRYGLIRGREFIMKDGYSFDVSEEDAKKTYEVMKEAYHKIFKELGLDYLMVEADVGAIGGKFSHEFVVKVPSGEAHIVYCEKCGYAANVEAAKFHHHKLPPEEPKPIEKVYTPDIKSVEDVANFLNVPLTKLVKTLIYKIDDKDFVAVLIRGDRELNETKLANLFKAIDVRMATKEELESLGIPEGFVGPIGLNLPIYADFSLKELYNIVVGANEKDYHYINANIDRDFKVSGFYDLATAKEGDPCPVCHLPLKETTGLEVGHIFLLGTKYSESMKAYFVDKDGKEKSIIMGCYGIGVSRLISAIVEQYHDDKGIIWPENLAPFNVHILVLNPKDQESLNVGFDIYKKLKEKGLDVLLDERDESAGAKFKDADLIGIPHRIVIGKALKEGKVEYQKRDGSIKELVDVKLIINKLMDGYHG
- a CDS encoding hotdog domain-containing protein, producing MNIKTHNKINPKLSGEVIELAEGKTATVRLETNEDMLADDKGLIHGGFIFSAADYCTMITINHPNVVLGSAEVKFIKPLKIGETAFFKSEVLNTEGKKVLVKVDGFKNEDKFFEGTFKCYVLDKHVLEP
- a CDS encoding copper resistance protein B, yielding MKKTISFFSLFFIFLKAFSQEHHNEEIKNPMHPMNFGSIIFDRLEYIEKGKSLGYKITGFYGGDYNKLWLELEGKDYLKNSKGEIERADLLYGKAVSSFWDVRFGVGYAGDYNKGRKSVVLGLKGLAPYWFEVDSNIYLTEKGEVYLRFKAENDLLFTQRLILQPHFETILSNKKIENLELGSGLSKVSFSLRLRYELKREFAPYIGVSFDRFFGQTKELSHKSNESSFLIGIRMWF
- a CDS encoding DUF2231 domain-containing protein; the encoded protein is METIAIHPPFTHFAIAFPLMLLIIHLFYMINKKELDSLHLVLTFLSTLAVVVATITGIIAHEPIETKLEEIKAFGYHQKLGLLLALYFVILAIMRIIMTKTKALNLVFTILLIIGVVLLFIQGKLGGSIVYENMITPWLK